One Penaeus monodon isolate SGIC_2016 chromosome 34, NSTDA_Pmon_1, whole genome shotgun sequence DNA segment encodes these proteins:
- the LOC119594871 gene encoding uncharacterized protein LOC119594871 — protein MKPQHLVSFLLVTAWAEAGAEDRTSTGVMWQAANARDGVRTTATEEISPGSELLCAVEASKRSWCTFYCYIDDVCRLYDIVFPPSIFPSTVNCKTNFPSRSVCSSPFAVIPMLEDLGCIYMSLTRGGGTNPGKTATLTTTSGWESSLEPGWTVVRRSTCEQRRANGPIDATMCGIMQPGNTMDDTYCSSAVEYVCQANRTTT, from the exons ATGAAGCCACAGCATTTGGTCAGCTTCTTGTTGGTGACTGCCTGGGCTGAAGCTGGCGCTGAGGACCGCACTTCTACAGGAGTCATGTGGCAGGCAGCCAACGCCCGCGACGGAGTGAGAACCACGGCCACGGAAGAGATCTCACCGGGGAGCGAATTGCTGTGCGCCGTGGAGGCCAGCAAGCGGTCTTGGTGCACCTTCTACTGCTACATCGATGATGTCTGTAGATTGTACGATATCGTCTTTCCACCGTCGATATTTCCTTCCACTGTCAACTGCAAAACGAACTTTCCTTCCCGAAGTG TCTGCAGCTCCCCCTTTGCTGTCATTCCGATGCTGGAGGATTTGGGCTGTATCTACATGTCCTTAACCAGAGGAGGTGGAACGAATCCCGGGAAGACTGCTACACTTACG ACTACAAGTGGGTGGGAGTCATCGCTCGAGCCTGGGTGGACGGTCGTGCGGCGGTCGACGTGTGAACAGCGGAGAGCCAACGGACCCATTGATGCAACCATGTGCGGCATCATGCAACCTGGAAACACGATGGATGATACATATTGTTCCAGTGCTGTAGAGTATGTCTGCCAGGCCAACCGAACCACCACATAG